The following are encoded together in the Aerococcus mictus genome:
- a CDS encoding energy-coupled thiamine transporter ThiT: MKSSQRLVIIVEGLLYLALAFLIQLIFPAVISEWGIALRIGYTLLIYYAFRRGNFAGSFVGLLLGAVSCIGLDNPADHIGQIIGMIIASGCLGIAGLFARNLQRTLHNRRMGSAYLNLVTGTILAWLAYFLVRFLTYEYLVSDLSLTTQVNFQQNALSALVNIVLSLIILIVIMNVSAKNFIPKNTPYISRRERSRLLNDD; encoded by the coding sequence ATGAAATCTTCCCAACGTTTAGTGATTATCGTTGAAGGCTTACTTTACCTAGCCTTAGCTTTTCTTATTCAGTTAATTTTCCCAGCGGTTATTTCTGAGTGGGGAATTGCTTTAAGGATTGGCTATACCTTGCTGATTTACTATGCTTTCAGGCGCGGAAATTTTGCCGGAAGTTTCGTTGGTCTTTTGTTAGGAGCAGTTTCCTGCATTGGACTGGATAACCCGGCTGATCATATCGGCCAAATTATTGGTATGATTATCGCTAGTGGTTGTTTAGGCATTGCGGGTCTCTTTGCCCGTAATTTACAACGGACCTTGCATAACCGGCGGATGGGGTCGGCCTATCTTAACTTGGTAACCGGTACTATCCTGGCATGGCTAGCCTATTTCTTAGTGCGCTTCCTGACTTATGAATATTTAGTCAGTGACCTTAGCCTAACGACCCAGGTTAACTTCCAACAAAATGCCTTGTCAGCCTTGGTGAATATTGTCCTTAGCTTGATTATCTTGATTGTGATTATGAATGTTTCGGCTAAGAACTTTATCCCTAAAAATACGCCTTATATATCAAGGCGTGAGCGTTCTCGCTTACTGAATGATGATTAA
- the rpsO gene encoding 30S ribosomal protein S15 has protein sequence MALTKEEKDAIIEKYATHEGDTGSAEVQIALLTADINNLNEHAKTHKKDHHSYRGLMKKIGHRRNLLAYLRNKDVTRYRNLIKSLGLRR, from the coding sequence ATGGCATTAACTAAAGAAGAAAAAGACGCTATTATCGAAAAATACGCAACACATGAAGGGGACACTGGTTCTGCTGAAGTACAAATTGCTTTATTAACTGCAGATATCAACAACCTTAACGAACACGCTAAAACTCATAAGAAAGACCACCACTCCTACCGTGGTTTAATGAAGAAAATCGGTCACCGTCGTAACTTATTAGCTTACTTACGTAACAAAGACGTTACTCGTTACCGTAACTTAATTAAGAGTTTAGGTTTACGTCGTTAA
- a CDS encoding ribonuclease J, translating to MSGISIIPLGGVREDGKNMYLVEVNDKIFILDCGLIFPPDEMLGVDIMIPDFTYVIEHKDKVAGVFLSHGHADAIGALPYLLKEVNVPVFGTELTIELAKINCKKRGVKNFKDFYVIDDSNEIDFDDAVVKFFSTTHTVPESLGIAVQTEEGSIVYTGDFKFDLTVGDGYKTSFNRIGEIASSGVIALLSDSQHADSYFENTSEEKLEQAILKEVDKASGRVVLATVDSNILRIQQVLNVARATNRHVFLSGDQIEEIIDVAIRLNKLTIPSKNLIQPNDNLKNFADDEIIILETGEYGEILTNLQAMSKGSHKNIKIQKGDLVLITSSPSVGLETVMADTEDEIYRAGGHALQVLSAYKSSGHASPKDLEVLIGLFNPDYVVPVSGEYRLLHAHGKIAQSLGYDDDHIFLLEKGDVLKYEKGKLRLASSVPSENVLVDGSGVGDIGNIVLRDRRILSEDGIFVIVLTISRSQGKILSQPEIISRGFVFMKESTDLLNASKELVREEVEKALADPKNFDWADLKGKIREVVAKYLYKETNRRPMVLPVIMESSHRRGKRNFKKENQKNNSNQKNHSNQKNNAKKNNKPNSKNKHNKNHKQKQDAKS from the coding sequence ATGAGTGGAATAAGTATTATTCCATTGGGTGGTGTTCGTGAAGATGGTAAGAACATGTACCTGGTCGAAGTCAATGATAAGATTTTTATCTTAGACTGTGGCCTAATCTTCCCACCTGATGAAATGTTAGGGGTCGATATCATGATCCCTGATTTTACCTATGTCATCGAACACAAGGATAAGGTAGCTGGGGTCTTTTTGAGCCACGGCCATGCCGATGCGATTGGAGCCCTGCCTTATCTCTTAAAAGAGGTTAATGTTCCCGTCTTTGGGACGGAATTGACCATTGAATTAGCTAAGATCAATTGTAAGAAGCGTGGGGTGAAGAACTTCAAAGACTTCTACGTGATCGATGATTCTAACGAAATTGATTTTGATGATGCTGTGGTTAAGTTCTTCAGCACGACCCACACGGTCCCAGAATCATTGGGGATTGCAGTCCAAACTGAAGAAGGCAGCATTGTTTATACCGGGGACTTCAAATTTGATTTGACGGTTGGTGATGGTTATAAGACCAGCTTTAACCGCATTGGCGAAATTGCCTCATCTGGGGTAATTGCCCTCTTGAGTGATTCCCAACATGCGGATTCCTATTTTGAAAATACCTCGGAAGAAAAACTGGAACAGGCTATTTTAAAGGAAGTGGACAAGGCTAGCGGACGGGTCGTCTTAGCCACGGTGGATAGTAATATATTACGGATCCAACAAGTCTTAAATGTGGCGCGGGCCACTAACCGCCATGTCTTCTTATCAGGCGATCAAATTGAAGAAATTATCGATGTGGCCATCCGCTTGAACAAGCTCACCATCCCTTCCAAGAATCTGATCCAGCCCAATGACAATTTAAAGAACTTTGCTGATGATGAAATTATTATCTTGGAGACTGGTGAATACGGGGAAATCCTAACCAATTTACAAGCCATGTCCAAGGGGTCCCACAAGAATATTAAAATTCAAAAGGGCGATTTGGTCTTGATTACTTCGAGTCCATCCGTGGGCTTAGAAACCGTGATGGCTGATACTGAAGATGAGATCTACCGGGCTGGTGGCCATGCTCTCCAAGTCTTATCGGCTTATAAATCTAGTGGTCACGCTTCACCAAAGGATTTGGAAGTCTTGATTGGTCTTTTCAATCCAGATTATGTGGTGCCTGTGTCGGGAGAATACCGTCTCTTACACGCTCATGGTAAAATTGCTCAAAGTCTGGGCTATGATGATGACCATATCTTCCTGCTTGAAAAAGGTGACGTCCTTAAATACGAGAAGGGCAAACTTCGCCTAGCCAGCTCAGTTCCGTCTGAGAATGTCTTGGTTGATGGGAGTGGGGTTGGCGATATTGGTAATATTGTCTTACGTGACCGCCGCATTCTCTCAGAAGATGGGATTTTTGTGATTGTCTTGACCATTTCGAGAAGCCAAGGTAAGATTCTTTCCCAACCTGAAATCATTTCTCGGGGCTTTGTCTTTATGAAGGAGAGTACTGATCTTCTTAACGCCAGCAAGGAACTGGTGCGCGAAGAGGTTGAAAAGGCCCTAGCAGATCCTAAAAACTTTGATTGGGCCGACTTAAAGGGTAAAATTCGGGAAGTGGTGGCTAAATATCTCTATAAGGAAACTAACCGCCGTCCCATGGTTTTACCGGTGATTATGGAATCTTCTCACCGTCGCGGTAAGCGTAACTTCAAGAAAGAAAATCAAAAGAATAATTCCAATCAAAAGAACCATTCCAACCAAAAAAATAATGCCAAGAAAAATAATAAACCGAATTCAAAAAACAAGCACAATAAAAATCACAAGCAGAAACAAGACGCAAAATCTTAG
- the uvrB gene encoding excinuclease ABC subunit UvrB, which produces MDGKFELVSSYQPSGDQPQAIKKLVEGVENNDKAQVLLGGTGTGKTFTMANVIAETNRPTLVLAHNKTLAGQLYSELKEFFPHNAVEYFVSYYDYYQPEAYVPSSDSYIEKSASVNDEIDKLRHSATSSILERRDTIIVASVSCIYGLVDPMEYKNHVLSIRQGQEVDRNDFMRRLVDMQYERNDIEFRRGTFRVRGDVVEVFLPSRDSEAIRVEFFGDEIDRIRQVDVLTGEVKNDVKHYPIYPATHFVVDYNKMQRAVDSIEAELEVQLKKFNDEGKLLEAQRLEQRTRYDIEMLLEMGYCNGIENYSRHMDGRAPGQPPYTLLDFFPDDYLLMVDESHMTMPQVRGMYNGDKARKEQLVDYGFRLPSALDNRPLKLAEFEERVNQAIYVSATPGDYEIEKAHGEVVEQIIRPTGLLDPKVEVRPIKGQIDDLISEINERVDRGDRVFVTTLTKKMSEDLTDYLEEVGIKVKYLHSDIKTLERTEIIRDLRLGVFDVLVGINLLREGIDVPEVSLVIILDADKEGFLRNERSLIQTIGRAARNENGHVIMYADTVTGSMQAAIDETARRRAIQEAYNEEHHITPKTIQKEIRDSIRITTAVNNAEENESLMDTIRGMNRNEKEEAVHNVELEMRQAAKDLNFEKAAELRDIILELKAEYKIK; this is translated from the coding sequence GTGGACGGCAAGTTTGAATTAGTATCATCCTACCAACCCAGTGGGGACCAACCCCAAGCCATCAAAAAACTGGTTGAAGGGGTGGAAAATAACGATAAGGCCCAGGTCCTTTTAGGCGGTACCGGGACCGGAAAGACCTTTACCATGGCTAATGTCATTGCGGAGACCAACCGGCCGACCTTGGTCTTAGCCCATAATAAAACCCTAGCGGGACAATTGTATTCAGAGCTCAAGGAATTCTTCCCCCATAATGCAGTCGAATACTTTGTCTCTTACTATGACTACTACCAACCAGAAGCCTATGTGCCATCGAGCGATTCCTATATTGAAAAATCGGCCTCAGTCAATGATGAGATTGATAAGCTCCGCCACTCAGCCACCTCATCGATCCTGGAACGCCGGGATACCATCATTGTGGCATCGGTGTCCTGTATCTACGGTTTAGTGGACCCAATGGAATATAAAAACCACGTGCTTTCCATCCGCCAAGGTCAAGAAGTTGACCGTAACGACTTTATGCGGCGTTTGGTGGATATGCAGTACGAGCGTAATGATATTGAGTTCCGCCGTGGGACTTTCCGCGTCCGCGGGGATGTGGTGGAAGTCTTCCTGCCTTCCCGTGACAGTGAAGCTATCCGGGTGGAGTTCTTTGGCGATGAAATTGATCGGATTCGTCAAGTTGATGTTTTGACCGGTGAAGTCAAAAATGACGTCAAACACTATCCCATCTATCCAGCCACTCACTTTGTGGTTGATTATAATAAGATGCAAAGAGCGGTTGACTCAATTGAGGCCGAATTAGAGGTCCAATTGAAGAAGTTTAATGACGAAGGCAAACTCCTAGAGGCCCAACGTCTGGAACAGAGAACTCGTTACGATATCGAAATGCTATTAGAAATGGGCTATTGTAACGGGATTGAGAACTATTCCCGCCATATGGACGGTCGGGCGCCGGGTCAACCCCCATATACCTTGCTGGACTTCTTCCCTGACGATTACCTGCTCATGGTTGACGAATCCCACATGACCATGCCCCAAGTACGTGGCATGTACAACGGTGACAAAGCCAGGAAGGAACAGCTAGTCGATTATGGTTTTCGCCTGCCTTCTGCCTTAGACAACCGGCCTTTGAAATTAGCTGAATTTGAAGAACGCGTCAACCAAGCCATCTATGTTTCCGCTACCCCTGGGGACTATGAAATTGAGAAGGCTCATGGCGAAGTTGTGGAACAAATTATCCGGCCAACCGGTCTCTTAGACCCCAAAGTGGAAGTTCGCCCGATTAAGGGTCAAATTGATGACTTGATTAGTGAAATTAATGAGCGGGTAGATAGAGGCGACCGGGTCTTTGTCACCACTCTGACCAAGAAAATGTCCGAAGACCTGACCGATTACTTAGAAGAGGTCGGCATTAAGGTGAAATACCTACACTCGGATATTAAAACCCTCGAGCGGACCGAAATTATCCGTGACCTCCGTCTGGGCGTCTTCGATGTCCTGGTGGGGATAAACCTCCTGCGGGAAGGGATCGATGTGCCTGAAGTGTCTTTGGTGATTATCTTAGACGCGGATAAGGAAGGCTTCCTCCGTAATGAGCGGTCGCTGATCCAAACCATTGGACGGGCTGCTCGTAATGAAAATGGCCACGTGATTATGTATGCGGATACTGTGACCGGATCCATGCAGGCAGCCATTGATGAAACCGCTAGACGGCGGGCGATTCAAGAGGCTTATAATGAGGAACATCACATTACTCCGAAAACCATCCAAAAAGAAATTCGTGATTCCATCCGCATTACTACCGCAGTGAACAATGCAGAAGAAAATGAATCGCTCATGGATACCATCCGGGGCATGAACCGCAATGAAAAAGAAGAAGCTGTCCACAATGTGGAATTAGAAATGCGTCAAGCAGCTAAAGACCTGAACTTCGAAAAAGCGGCTGAATTGCGGGATATCATCTTAGAACTTAAGGCAGAATATAAGATTAAGTGA
- the holA gene encoding DNA polymerase III subunit delta, with the protein MTFQSTIQKIKAGQVDPIYLLLGEEKFLIQEFENQLSRAVIGDQEAVSDFNFVRLDLEEHSLEEALVEANTISFFSEPKIIWLTQPVFLSTEKGKKEENTQALLDYMAEPAPDVTLVFVCDFEKLDGRKKVVKQLKKAANLVDVSLADESTTTNYIKDYVRNAGYLMDRSVLQLFLERTNYQLSNAMNELEKLFLFVGQEDRISRHDVETVVSPSLDNNIFHLTDYVMAHRLEAALDLYRTLIQEKHQPIAILALLEANFRLFSQIALLSRTGYDQGAIAKSLGAHPYRVKMSMKQMRSYDGQQLLAAYQDLVELDYEIKSGQVDPNLGIEWFILRFAA; encoded by the coding sequence ATGACTTTTCAAAGCACCATACAGAAAATAAAAGCAGGACAAGTGGATCCCATCTACCTTTTACTAGGGGAGGAGAAGTTTTTGATCCAAGAATTTGAAAATCAGTTAAGCCGGGCGGTCATTGGGGACCAGGAAGCGGTCAGTGATTTCAACTTTGTCCGCTTAGACTTAGAAGAACATTCCTTAGAAGAGGCCTTAGTCGAGGCCAATACCATTTCCTTTTTTTCTGAGCCCAAGATTATTTGGCTGACTCAGCCGGTCTTTTTAAGTACAGAGAAGGGGAAGAAGGAGGAAAATACCCAAGCCCTGCTGGATTATATGGCTGAACCGGCTCCTGACGTGACCCTGGTCTTTGTCTGTGATTTTGAGAAACTCGACGGCCGCAAGAAGGTCGTTAAGCAGTTAAAAAAAGCCGCCAATCTGGTTGATGTCTCCTTGGCAGACGAGTCGACTACGACTAACTACATCAAGGACTATGTCAGAAATGCGGGCTATTTGATGGATCGCTCAGTCTTACAGCTCTTTTTGGAAAGAACCAACTATCAATTATCCAATGCCATGAATGAATTGGAGAAGCTCTTTCTCTTTGTGGGTCAGGAAGATCGTATCAGCAGGCACGATGTCGAGACCGTGGTGTCGCCTTCCTTGGATAATAATATCTTCCATTTGACCGACTATGTCATGGCCCACCGCCTGGAAGCGGCCTTGGACTTGTACCGGACCCTAATCCAGGAAAAACACCAACCCATTGCGATTTTGGCCCTCTTAGAGGCTAACTTCCGTCTTTTTAGCCAGATTGCGCTCCTATCCCGCACGGGTTATGACCAAGGGGCTATTGCCAAGAGCCTAGGGGCCCATCCTTACCGGGTCAAGATGAGTATGAAACAAATGCGCTCTTACGACGGCCAGCAATTATTGGCGGCCTACCAGGACTTGGTGGAGTTGGATTATGAGATTAAGTCAGGCCAGGTAGACCCTAACTTAGGCATTGAATGGTTTATCTTACGTTTTGCGGCTTAG
- a CDS encoding phosphatase PAP2 family protein — protein MKHLDRTFFPHLLGSLLALIPFALICLTAAIHPAFIQGADQAIGGALFAWGPQWWQTFVTYFTEMGTTVYIIIAALIISAILYYFKYRFLGIWFSSQLILGVLLGNQSIKYIVKRPRPSFIQPLIEQGGYSFPSAHSMGSVLMYGGLCLIAFYFIRSYKKRQILGIATGILCLAIALSRVYLGVHYFSDIVAGLSLGVAWLILSSTLLPAFPRAIKDDPSDQEGEQAEDWEDEPESPDSDKEGKTTPQLHVIHSKSEDPDQQDRFITSLDTAEGQDLADDLEKLEAEPDPSDNNED, from the coding sequence ATGAAACATTTAGATCGAACATTCTTCCCCCATTTACTTGGCTCGCTACTTGCCTTGATCCCCTTCGCCTTAATTTGTTTAACGGCAGCCATCCATCCTGCCTTTATCCAAGGGGCTGATCAAGCGATTGGTGGGGCACTGTTTGCTTGGGGGCCCCAGTGGTGGCAGACCTTTGTCACTTACTTCACTGAAATGGGGACCACGGTTTATATTATTATTGCCGCCCTCATTATTAGTGCCATTCTCTATTACTTCAAGTACCGCTTCCTAGGAATTTGGTTTTCTAGCCAACTCATCCTTGGCGTCCTGCTCGGTAACCAAAGTATTAAATATATTGTTAAACGCCCTCGACCTAGCTTTATCCAACCCCTTATCGAACAAGGTGGTTATTCCTTCCCTAGCGCCCATTCTATGGGGAGCGTTTTAATGTATGGGGGCTTGTGCTTAATTGCTTTTTACTTTATCCGTTCTTATAAGAAGCGCCAAATTTTAGGAATTGCTACAGGGATCCTCTGCCTAGCCATTGCCCTCAGTCGGGTCTACCTTGGCGTTCATTATTTTTCCGACATCGTGGCCGGCTTGTCCTTAGGAGTAGCCTGGTTAATCTTATCAAGTACCCTCTTGCCTGCATTTCCAAGGGCCATTAAAGATGATCCAAGTGACCAAGAAGGCGAACAAGCCGAAGACTGGGAAGATGAACCAGAAAGCCCTGATTCAGACAAAGAGGGAAAAACCACGCCCCAGCTCCATGTTATCCACAGTAAGAGTGAAGATCCAGACCAACAGGACCGCTTCATCACTAGCTTGGACACTGCTGAAGGCCAAGACTTAGCTGACGACTTAGAGAAATTGGAAGCAGAGCCTGACCCTAGTGATAACAATGAGGACTAG
- a CDS encoding aspartate-semialdehyde dehydrogenase, whose translation MTKKYNIAIVGATGAVGEQLRYLLAQSKIPYDKVRLLASSRSAGKELSVGDEKYTVEELTADSFEGIDIAFFSAGGDRSKEFAPKAVEAGAVVVDNTSAYRMDEDTPLIVPEVNQEAMDNHHGLIANPNCSTIQMVMALRPIEKAFGLKRVIVSTYQAVSGAGTRAVLEMENQFRDILSGDEIDEPKILPVAGDEKHYQMAFNVLAQIDKFQDNHYTFEEMKMTNETKKILGRPDLPVSATCVRVPVVKGHAESVYIEIDRDDVTIEDLMAVLDQADNVIVEDDVKQQVYPQPVNAVNRPETFVGRIRQDLDVKNGFHLWIVSDNLWKGAAYNSIEIAETLIARNLI comes from the coding sequence ATGACAAAGAAATATAATATCGCTATTGTGGGTGCGACCGGAGCTGTGGGCGAACAACTCCGCTATTTATTAGCGCAATCCAAGATTCCTTATGACAAGGTGCGTTTACTGGCTTCTAGCCGTTCTGCTGGGAAAGAATTAAGCGTGGGCGATGAAAAATATACTGTAGAAGAATTAACTGCTGATTCTTTTGAAGGTATCGATATTGCCTTTTTCTCAGCAGGTGGCGATCGGTCTAAGGAATTTGCGCCTAAGGCCGTTGAAGCTGGAGCCGTTGTGGTGGATAACACGAGTGCCTATCGGATGGATGAAGACACTCCTTTGATTGTCCCAGAGGTTAACCAAGAAGCCATGGATAACCACCACGGTCTTATCGCCAATCCAAACTGTTCAACCATTCAAATGGTGATGGCCTTAAGACCAATCGAAAAGGCTTTCGGCTTAAAGCGGGTCATTGTGTCGACCTATCAAGCGGTTTCTGGTGCAGGGACTCGGGCTGTTTTGGAAATGGAAAATCAATTTCGCGATATCTTATCTGGCGATGAGATTGATGAACCTAAGATTTTACCGGTAGCTGGTGATGAAAAACATTATCAAATGGCCTTCAATGTCCTAGCGCAAATTGATAAGTTCCAAGACAACCACTACACCTTTGAAGAAATGAAGATGACCAATGAAACCAAGAAAATCTTAGGTCGTCCTGATTTACCGGTTTCAGCAACCTGTGTCCGAGTACCAGTCGTTAAGGGGCACGCCGAATCCGTTTATATTGAAATTGACCGTGATGATGTGACCATTGAGGACTTGATGGCTGTTTTAGACCAAGCAGATAATGTGATTGTGGAAGATGACGTGAAGCAACAAGTCTATCCTCAACCCGTGAATGCAGTCAACCGTCCTGAAACCTTTGTGGGAAGGATTCGTCAAGACCTGGATGTGAAGAATGGCTTCCATCTATGGATCGTTTCCGATAATTTATGGAAGGGTGCGGCTTATAATTCCATCGAGATTGCCGAAACCTTAATTGCTCGGAATTTGATCTAA
- the pnp gene encoding polyribonucleotide nucleotidyltransferase, protein MSEKQVFKMNWAGRPLQIEVGQLAKQANAAALVRYGDTVVLTAVVGAKEAKEGQDFFPLTVNYEEKQYAAGKIPGGFIKREGRPTEHATLTARLIDRPIRPMFPEGFKNEVQVINTVMSVDNDCSPEMAAMLGSSVALTISDIPFDGPIAGVNVGRVDGNLVINPTLDQQAQSDLELTVAGTQTAINMVESSAQELSEEEMLEALMFGHANIKELCYFQEEIRQAVGQEKMPFEAEAFAPETEAEVYTRYHQKMVDAIQIFDKLEREEGVQAVKDEMIEFYDSQFLDDEDFVAKHNQIVALADKLEYDEVRRLITEDKVRPDGRKIDEIRPLSSEVGLLPRVHGSGLFTRGQTQVLSACTLAPLSEYQPLDGISPETERHFIHHYNFPQYSVGSTGRYGSPGRREIGHGELGHRALQRVIPSQEEFPYTIRLVAEVLESNGSSSQASICAGTLALMDAGVPIKAPVAGIAMGLIMDQEDNNKYTILTDIQGLEDHLGDMDFKVAGTRQGITALQMDIKIKGITEDILRESLAQAKVARMQLLDHLQGTLDAPRDHLSPYAPKIKMIQIKPEKIGEVIGKGGETIDKIIEATGVKIDIDDDGQVSISSSDEAMIDKAIEIIEELTLEIEVGQVFTGTVTRIEKFGAFVQLTPKQNGMVHISELQHKRTNKVEDVVQIGDQVKVKVIEVDNRGRINLSMKALTDKDAE, encoded by the coding sequence ATGTCTGAAAAACAAGTATTTAAAATGAATTGGGCGGGCCGTCCGCTCCAAATCGAAGTTGGCCAACTGGCTAAACAGGCTAATGCTGCGGCCCTGGTACGCTACGGGGATACTGTCGTCTTAACTGCTGTTGTTGGGGCTAAGGAAGCCAAAGAAGGCCAAGATTTCTTCCCTCTTACAGTGAATTATGAAGAAAAACAATATGCTGCTGGTAAAATTCCAGGCGGCTTCATTAAAAGAGAGGGCCGGCCAACTGAACATGCCACTTTAACTGCCCGTTTGATTGACCGTCCAATCCGGCCAATGTTCCCAGAAGGTTTCAAAAATGAAGTCCAAGTGATTAACACCGTCATGTCCGTAGATAACGACTGTAGCCCAGAGATGGCTGCCATGTTAGGTTCTTCCGTGGCCTTAACCATTTCGGATATTCCTTTTGATGGTCCGATTGCGGGAGTCAATGTTGGTCGCGTCGATGGTAACTTAGTGATTAACCCAACCCTAGACCAACAAGCCCAATCTGACTTGGAATTGACTGTTGCTGGGACTCAAACTGCTATTAATATGGTGGAATCCTCTGCCCAAGAATTAAGTGAAGAAGAAATGTTAGAAGCTTTGATGTTTGGTCATGCGAACATTAAGGAACTTTGCTACTTCCAAGAAGAGATCCGCCAAGCAGTTGGCCAAGAAAAAATGCCTTTTGAAGCGGAAGCTTTTGCTCCAGAAACTGAAGCGGAAGTCTATACCCGCTACCATCAAAAAATGGTAGACGCTATCCAAATCTTTGACAAGTTGGAACGTGAAGAGGGCGTTCAAGCGGTTAAGGACGAAATGATTGAGTTTTACGATAGCCAATTCTTAGATGACGAAGACTTTGTCGCTAAACATAATCAAATTGTGGCCCTAGCTGATAAGTTAGAATATGACGAAGTTCGCCGCCTGATTACCGAAGACAAGGTCCGTCCTGATGGGCGTAAAATTGACGAAATCCGTCCTCTCTCTTCAGAAGTAGGGCTCTTGCCACGGGTTCATGGGTCCGGTTTATTTACCCGGGGACAAACCCAAGTCCTCTCCGCATGTACCCTAGCTCCTCTATCTGAATACCAACCCTTGGATGGAATTAGTCCTGAAACCGAACGGCACTTCATCCACCACTATAACTTCCCTCAATATTCAGTGGGTTCCACTGGACGTTACGGTTCACCAGGCCGTCGGGAAATTGGTCACGGGGAATTAGGTCATCGGGCCTTACAAAGAGTCATTCCTTCCCAAGAGGAGTTCCCTTATACCATTCGTTTAGTAGCTGAAGTCTTAGAATCTAATGGGTCTTCTTCCCAAGCTTCTATTTGTGCAGGGACCCTGGCCTTGATGGATGCTGGTGTGCCGATCAAAGCACCTGTAGCGGGGATCGCCATGGGCTTGATTATGGACCAAGAAGATAACAATAAATATACTATTCTAACCGATATCCAAGGTCTTGAAGACCACTTAGGTGATATGGACTTTAAGGTGGCCGGAACTAGACAAGGGATTACCGCCTTGCAAATGGATATTAAGATCAAAGGGATTACTGAAGATATCCTCCGTGAATCCCTAGCCCAAGCTAAAGTTGCCCGCATGCAACTGCTTGACCACCTCCAAGGTACCTTGGATGCGCCACGTGACCATCTCAGCCCTTATGCACCGAAGATTAAGATGATTCAAATTAAACCTGAAAAGATCGGTGAAGTCATCGGTAAGGGTGGTGAAACCATCGATAAGATTATCGAAGCTACCGGAGTCAAGATTGATATCGATGATGATGGCCAAGTAAGTATTTCTTCGAGTGATGAGGCCATGATTGATAAGGCCATTGAAATCATTGAAGAACTCACCTTGGAAATTGAAGTCGGCCAAGTCTTTACTGGGACCGTTACTCGAATTGAGAAATTTGGCGCCTTTGTCCAATTAACCCCTAAACAAAACGGGATGGTTCACATTTCTGAACTCCAACATAAACGCACCAATAAGGTTGAAGATGTGGTCCAAATTGGTGACCAAGTCAAAGTTAAAGTCATTGAAGTCGATAACCGCGGTCGGATCAACCTCTCCATGAAGGCTTTGACCGACAAAGACGCTGAATAA
- the rpsT gene encoding 30S ribosomal protein S20, whose protein sequence is MANIASAIKRVRQNEKNAAVNSAKVSEMRTAIKRFETAVQEGADNVEELHQHAQKLVDQAVSKNLIHANKASRINSRMAQKLNK, encoded by the coding sequence ATGGCAAACATTGCATCAGCTATTAAACGCGTACGTCAAAACGAAAAGAACGCTGCAGTAAACTCTGCAAAAGTCAGCGAAATGCGTACCGCTATTAAACGTTTCGAAACTGCTGTCCAAGAAGGCGCAGATAACGTCGAAGAATTACACCAACATGCTCAAAAATTAGTGGACCAAGCAGTTTCTAAGAACTTAATCCACGCTAATAAAGCAAGCCGTATTAATTCACGTATGGCTCAAAAATTAAACAAGTAA